A DNA window from Camelina sativa cultivar DH55 chromosome 13, Cs, whole genome shotgun sequence contains the following coding sequences:
- the LOC104735466 gene encoding uncharacterized protein LOC104735466 isoform X2, with protein sequence MSDGYYSSKKTDDICDDVCGQDGSRTAKAFSRVRCVLRGLDFKTYIFFFTIVPIFLIGVYLHGQKLTYFLRPLWESPPKPFQTLPHYYHENATMETLCSLHGWKHRESPRRVFDAVLFSNEVDMLTIRWKELYPYITQFVILESNSTFTGLPKPLVFAGNRGKFSFVEPRLTYGNIGGRFKKGENPFVEEAYQRIALDQLIRLAGIEEDDLLIMSDVDEIPSAHTINLLRWCDGYPPILHLQLKNYLYSFEYFVDNKSWRASIHQYKPGKTRYAHFRQGNTLLADSGWHCSFCFRHISEFIFKMKAYSHNDRVRFSHYLNPQRIQDVICKGTDLFDMLPEEYTFREIIGKLGPIPRSYSAVHLPAHLIEKAESYKYLLPGNCVRESG encoded by the exons ATGTCTGATGGATACTATAGTTCTAAGAAGACGGACGATATCTGTGATGATGTTTGTGGACAG GATGGTTCAAGAACAGCCAAAGCTTTCTCAAGGGTAAGATGTGTTCTACGTGGACTCGATTTCAAGACATACATATTCTTCTTCACCATTGTGCCCATTTTCCTCATCGGAGTCTATCTGCACGGTCAGAAGCTTACATATTTCTTGAGACCGCTTTGGGAATCTCCACCCAAGCCGTTTCAGACGCTTCCTCATTACTACCATGAGAACGCTACCATGGAAACGCTCTGTAGTCTACATGGCTGGAAACACCGTGAATCTCCGAGAAGGGTCTTTGACGCTGTCTTGTTCAGCAATGAAGTTGACATGCTCACTATCCGGTGGAAAGAGCTGTATCCTTACATTACACAGTTTGTGATTCTTGAATCAAACTCTACTTTCACCGGTTTGCCTAAACCGTTGGTTTTTGCTGGGAACCGAGGGAAGTTCAGTTTTGTTGAGCCGAGGCTGACTTATGGGAACATTGGAGGAAGATTCAAGAAAGGCGAGAACCCGTTTGTTGAAGAAGCTTACCAGAGGATTGCATTGGATCAGCTCATTAGACTCGCCGgtattgaagaagatgatctttTGATAATGTCTGATGTTGATGAGATCCCTAGCGCTCATACCATCAACCTGCTTAGATGGTGTGACGGGTACCCACCCATTCTTCATCTTCAGTTGAAAAACTACTTGTACTCGTTCGAGTACTTCGTTGACAACAAAAGCTGGAGAGCTTCGATTCATCAGTACAAGCCAGGGAAGACTCGATATGCTCATTTCCGCCAAGGAAACACTCTTTTAGCAGATTCGGGTTGGCATTGCAGTTTCTGTTTCAGGCACATCAGCGAGTTTATATTCAAGATGAAAGCGTACAGCCACAACGACCGGGTCAGATTCTCTCATTATCTAAACCCCCAAAGAATCCAAGATGTGATTTGTAAAGGAACTGATCTGTTCGATATGCTTCCGGAAGAGTATACATTCAGGGAAATCATCGGGAAGCTAGGTCCAATACCGAGGTCTTATTCAGCTGTTCATCTCCCAGCTCATCTGATCGAAAAAGCTGAGagttacaaatacttgttaccTGGGAACTGTGTAAGGGAAAGTGGCTGA
- the LOC104735465 gene encoding probable glucuronokinase 2, whose product MDPNTKPAESGKVQDKRVFEHRSFARIGFLGNPSDVYVGRTISFTIGNFWAWAKLEPSDHLLIKPHPFHDLVQFHSLDNLVYRLENDGYYGGVRLIMAICKVFRNYCKDNGIQLHDRNFTLSYDTNIPRQTGLSGSSAIVSAALSCLLDFYNVRQLIRIEVRPNIILNAEKELGIIAGLQDRVAQVYGGGLVHMDFSKEHMDKLGYGIYTIMDINLLPPLYLIYAENPSDSGKVHSTVRRRWLDGDEFIISSMAEVAKLAEEGRTALLKKDYSKLKELMNRNFDLRRSMFGDECLGAMNIEMVEVARKIGAAAKFTGSGGAVVAFCPDGPSQVKLLEEECRKSGFIVVPVQLVPTRLSSSDLKTLSDSKP is encoded by the exons ATGGATCCCAATACGAAACCTGCGGAGTCTGGCAAGGTTCAGGATAAGCGTGTGTTCGAGCATCGCTCGTTCGCTAGAATCGGGTTTCTGGGAAACCCTAGCGATGTTTACGTCGGCCGTACGATTTCATTCACCATTGGTAATTTCTGGGCGTGGGCTAAGCTCGAGCCATCTGATCATCTCTTGATCAAACCTCATCCATTTCATGATCTTGTCCAGTTTCACTCCCTCGACAACCTC GTTTATCGATTGGAAAATGACGGATACTACGGAGGTGTAAGGTTAATAATGGCGATTTGTAAAGTATTCCGCAACTATTGCAAAGATAATGGAATACAACTTCATGATAGAAACTTCACTCTATCTTATGATACCAACATCCCAAGACAG ACAGGGCTTTCGGGTTCCAGTGCCATTGTATCTGCTGCTCTTAGCTGCCTTCTCGACTTCTACAATGTCAGGCAATTAATCAGAATCGAAGTCCGACCTAATATTATCCTTAACGCGGAGAAAGAACTTGGTATTATTGCAGGTCTTCAAGACCGTGTTGCGCAAGTCTATGGTGGTGGTCTTGTTCACATG GATTTTAGTAAAGAGCATATGGATAAACTTGGATATGGGATATATACTATAATGGATatcaatcttcttcctcctttatATCTCATCTATGCTGAGAATCCTAGTGACTCCGGGAAG GTACATAGCACGGTTCGTCGAAGGTGGTTAGATGGTGATGAGTTTATAATATCATCGATGGCAGAAGTTGCAAAATTAGCAGAAGAAGGTCGAACTGCATTACTTAAAAAAGATTATTCCAAACTCAAGGAACTCATGAACCGTAACTTCGATCTTCGAAG gAGTATGTTTGGAGATGAATGTTTGGGAGCTATGAACATAGAAATGGTGGAAGTGGCACGTAAGATTGGCGCAGCTGCAAAGTTCACTGGAAGCGGAGGAGCTGTGGTTGCTTTCTGCCCTGACGGACCATCTCAAGTTAAACTTCTTGAAGAAGAATGTCGGAAATCTGGATTTATAGTTGTGCCTGTACAGCTTGTGCCTACGCGTCTCAGTAGCTCTGATCTTAAAACTTTGTCAGATTCAAAGCCCTGA
- the LOC104735466 gene encoding uncharacterized protein LOC104735466 isoform X1, which translates to MSDGYYSSKKTDDICDDVCGQQDGSRTAKAFSRVRCVLRGLDFKTYIFFFTIVPIFLIGVYLHGQKLTYFLRPLWESPPKPFQTLPHYYHENATMETLCSLHGWKHRESPRRVFDAVLFSNEVDMLTIRWKELYPYITQFVILESNSTFTGLPKPLVFAGNRGKFSFVEPRLTYGNIGGRFKKGENPFVEEAYQRIALDQLIRLAGIEEDDLLIMSDVDEIPSAHTINLLRWCDGYPPILHLQLKNYLYSFEYFVDNKSWRASIHQYKPGKTRYAHFRQGNTLLADSGWHCSFCFRHISEFIFKMKAYSHNDRVRFSHYLNPQRIQDVICKGTDLFDMLPEEYTFREIIGKLGPIPRSYSAVHLPAHLIEKAESYKYLLPGNCVRESG; encoded by the exons ATGTCTGATGGATACTATAGTTCTAAGAAGACGGACGATATCTGTGATGATGTTTGTGGACAG caGGATGGTTCAAGAACAGCCAAAGCTTTCTCAAGGGTAAGATGTGTTCTACGTGGACTCGATTTCAAGACATACATATTCTTCTTCACCATTGTGCCCATTTTCCTCATCGGAGTCTATCTGCACGGTCAGAAGCTTACATATTTCTTGAGACCGCTTTGGGAATCTCCACCCAAGCCGTTTCAGACGCTTCCTCATTACTACCATGAGAACGCTACCATGGAAACGCTCTGTAGTCTACATGGCTGGAAACACCGTGAATCTCCGAGAAGGGTCTTTGACGCTGTCTTGTTCAGCAATGAAGTTGACATGCTCACTATCCGGTGGAAAGAGCTGTATCCTTACATTACACAGTTTGTGATTCTTGAATCAAACTCTACTTTCACCGGTTTGCCTAAACCGTTGGTTTTTGCTGGGAACCGAGGGAAGTTCAGTTTTGTTGAGCCGAGGCTGACTTATGGGAACATTGGAGGAAGATTCAAGAAAGGCGAGAACCCGTTTGTTGAAGAAGCTTACCAGAGGATTGCATTGGATCAGCTCATTAGACTCGCCGgtattgaagaagatgatctttTGATAATGTCTGATGTTGATGAGATCCCTAGCGCTCATACCATCAACCTGCTTAGATGGTGTGACGGGTACCCACCCATTCTTCATCTTCAGTTGAAAAACTACTTGTACTCGTTCGAGTACTTCGTTGACAACAAAAGCTGGAGAGCTTCGATTCATCAGTACAAGCCAGGGAAGACTCGATATGCTCATTTCCGCCAAGGAAACACTCTTTTAGCAGATTCGGGTTGGCATTGCAGTTTCTGTTTCAGGCACATCAGCGAGTTTATATTCAAGATGAAAGCGTACAGCCACAACGACCGGGTCAGATTCTCTCATTATCTAAACCCCCAAAGAATCCAAGATGTGATTTGTAAAGGAACTGATCTGTTCGATATGCTTCCGGAAGAGTATACATTCAGGGAAATCATCGGGAAGCTAGGTCCAATACCGAGGTCTTATTCAGCTGTTCATCTCCCAGCTCATCTGATCGAAAAAGCTGAGagttacaaatacttgttaccTGGGAACTGTGTAAGGGAAAGTGGCTGA